The Candidatus Hydrogenedentota bacterium genomic interval ATCTCGAACATGTAGCCAACGAACAGCACCGCACTGGCGACGGCGGCGATGATGATGACCACGCCGACGGCCTTGCGCACGCGCATGAAGACGCCGGTTCGCGCCTTCCCCTCAAGCTGCTGCGCCCGCTGTGTGAACGTGTGATGCCGCTGCTGGCAGCCCGCCGAGCAAAAACGCCCGGTCGGGCCGATAACCACGCAGGTGTTGCACACGGGCTTGCCGCACTGTTTGCAGCGGACCGTGGCCTCCACGCCGGGATGATTGATACAAGCGGAACGTGTCGCGTCAACCATGTTCGTCTGCCTCCTTTTTTGCCTCTTCCCAGACCCATTCCGCCCCCGCGTCTTTATTATTAGCACATTCGCTGGAAAACTTCATCTGGGTACGGTGCAATTCCTCCCCCCCCGGACGCGATGGGCGAGGCGATTCGCATATGCGTTCCCTGAATCTGGTAATATATCGCCCCATGAACGCCTTGGATCCCGAAACGCTGATTCGGGTCGAGGACCTGCGCAAAATCTATGAAATGGGTGATACGGTGGTGCGCGCCCTCGACGGGGTGTCTTTTGCCATCCCGCGTGGCTCGTTTGTGGCGGTAATGGGCCCGTCGGGCTCCGGCAAGACGACGCTGCTCGATATCCTCGGCTGCCTGTCCCATCCCACCTCGGGCGAATACTGGCTTGCCGGGCAGCGGGTCGGTGCGCTGCGCGAGGCGCAACTCGCGGAATTGCGCAACCACGAGATCGGGTTCGTCTTTCAAAACTTCAATCTGTTGCCGCGCGACACGGCCTTGGGCAACGTTGAACTCCCCCTGCTGTACGACGCCGTGCCGCGCCGCGCGCGCATCGCTCGCGCGCAAGTGGCCCTCGAAGCCGTCGGCCTGGGCGAACGGGCCGGGCACAGGCCGGCCGAGTTGTCCGGCGGACAGCGGCAGCGCGTGGCCATCGCGCGCGCTCTCGTGAACAACCCGTCCATTCTTTTCGCGGACGAGCCGACGGGGAACCTCGATACGGCGAGCGGCGAGAGCATCATGCGCCTGTTTACGGAGTTGCACGGGCGCGGCAATACGATAGTGCTGGTGACCCACGAACGGGAAGTGGCGGAACATGCCGAACGGATCATGAGTTTCCGCGACGGCAAACTGGTGAGCGACGAATGGCGGAAAAAAGACGAAAGAATCTGGCAATCCCAATAATTTTCTGGCTGCTTGTGGCGGGCGGGCTGACCGGCGGGTTCT includes:
- a CDS encoding B-box zinc finger protein; translation: MVDATRSACINHPGVEATVRCKQCGKPVCNTCVVIGPTGRFCSAGCQQRHHTFTQRAQQLEGKARTGVFMRVRKAVGVVIIIAAVASAVLFVGYMFEIPVLKDIAQKALALIGQGQ
- a CDS encoding ABC transporter ATP-binding protein, which produces MIRVEDLRKIYEMGDTVVRALDGVSFAIPRGSFVAVMGPSGSGKTTLLDILGCLSHPTSGEYWLAGQRVGALREAQLAELRNHEIGFVFQNFNLLPRDTALGNVELPLLYDAVPRRARIARAQVALEAVGLGERAGHRPAELSGGQRQRVAIARALVNNPSILFADEPTGNLDTASGESIMRLFTELHGRGNTIVLVTHEREVAEHAERIMSFRDGKLVSDEWRKKDERIWQSQ